A single genomic interval of Cucumis sativus cultivar 9930 chromosome 5, Cucumber_9930_V3, whole genome shotgun sequence harbors:
- the LOC101213142 gene encoding transcription factor SRM1, translating into MTVDEAGSSSLWSLEQDKAFENALASHPEDDSDRWEKIAVDVPGKTIEEIKHHYELLVEDVNLIESGCVPLPSYSSSSDGSANHAGDEGTTKKNGHFGNCNGDSNHGSKTSRSDQERRKGIAWTEDEHRLFLLGLDKYGKGDWRSISRNFVVTRTPTQVASHAQKYFIRLNSMNKERRRSSIHDITSVANGDISAAQGPITGQANGSGAAPSGKPTKQPPQSAAGPPGVGMYGGPTMGQPVGGPLVSAVGTPVSLPAPAHMAYGVRAPVPGTVVPGAPVNMGPMTYPMPPTSAHR; encoded by the exons ATGACTGTTGATGAAGCAGGAAGTAGCTCCTTGTGGAGTTTAGAACAGGACAAGGCATTTGAGAATGCACTTGCAAGTCATCCCGAGGATGATTCGGATCGGTGGGAGAAAATTGCAGTCGATGTACCAGGGAAAACCATAGAAGAGATTAAACATCACTATGAGCTCTTAGTTGAGGATGTTAATCTAATTGAATCGGGTTGTGTGCCTCTCCCTTCCTATAGTTCTTCTTCAGATGGTTCAGCCAACCATGCTGGTGATGAAGGAACAACTAAGAAGAATGGTCATTTTGGGAACTGTAATGGTGATTCAAATCATGGAAGTAAGACTTCAAGGTCAGATCAAGAACGCCGTAAAGGGATTGCTTGGACAGAGGATGAACACAG ATTATTTCTACTTGGTCTTGATAAATATGGGAAAGGAGACTGGCGGAGTATATCCCGAAACTTTGTTGTGACGAGAACACCTACTCAAGTGGCAAGCCATGCACAAAAATACTTCATCCGTTTGAACTCAATGAACAAAGAAAGGAGGCGGTCCAGCATCCACGATATCACCAGCGTTGCAAATGGAGATATCTCAGCGGCTCAAGGGCCAATCACGGGTCAAGCAAATGGCTCTGGAGCAGCTCCCTCTGGAAAACCAACAAAACAGCCTCCTCAATCTGCAGCTGGTCCTCCTGGTGTGGGAATGTACGGTGGTCCAACAATGGGACAGCCAGTGGGCGGTCCACTTGTCTCAGCTGTTGGCACCCCTGTCAGTCTCCCTGCTCCCGCTCATATGGCATATGGAGTCCGAGCTCCAGTGCCCGGCACAGTGGTTCCCGGTGCACCCGTAAACATGGGCCCAATGACATATCCAATGCCTCCCACATCTGCTCATAGGtaa
- the LOC101213386 gene encoding GEM-like protein 4 — METLLQRHVIGFPIGSTALQVEQSVQRLLPDLAGQYNISSSDTKYPALKQCSKDSMLSRVNKLGKRADSFAHGVREHVRLGSKISETVKGKLSLGARILQVGGLRKIFKQLFNVGDGEKLLKAVHCYLSTTAGPIAGLLFISTNKIAFCSDRSIKVSSPSGELIRFHYKVVIPVGKIERINQSENVKKPSQKYMEIVTVDNFDFWFMGFLNYHKTLQYLQDVISQKCKKC; from the exons ATGGAAACTTTATTGCAGAGACATGTTATTGGTTTTCCAATTGGATCAACAGCATTACAAGTTGAGCAATCAGTTCAGAGACTCTTACCTGATCTTGCTGGCCAATACAACATTTCCTCTTCAGACACCAAATACCCAGCATTAAAACAAT GTAGTAAAGATTCAATGCTTAGCAGGGTGAACAAGCTTGGTAAAAGAGCAGACAGCTTTGCGCATGGAGTCCGAGAGCATG TGAGATTAGGATCCAAGATCTCAGAAACTGTAAAGGGAAAGTTGAGCTTAGGAGCTAGAATTCTTCAAGTGGGTGGATTGAGAAAAATcttcaaacaattatttaacgTTGGAGATGgtgaaaaattattgaaggcTGTCCATTGCTATTTGTCAACCACAGCTGGACCCATTGCAGGGCTGCTCTTCATATCCACAAATAAGATCGCCTTCTGCAGCGACAGATCGATCAAAGTCTCTTCCCCCTCAGGAGAGCTAATTCGATTCCATTACAAG GTAGTGATTCCAGTaggaaaaatagagagaatcAATCAGAGTGAGAATGTGAAGAAGCCTTCACAGAAGTACATGGAAATAGTTACAGTGGATAATTTCGACTTCTGGTTTATGGGGTTCTTAAATTATCACAAAACTCTTCAATATCTTCAAGATGTGATCTCTCAAAAATGCAAGAAGTGCTAG